A single genomic interval of Rhizobium leguminosarum bv. trifolii WSM1325 harbors:
- a CDS encoding NUDIX hydrolase (PFAM: NUDIX hydrolase~KEGG: rec:RHECIAT_CH0002376 putative hydrolase protein, MutT/NUDIX family), with protein sequence MGRPGIDFPGLGVGLVILRDARILLYKRMRPPEAGYWNIVGGKVDHMEPAETAARREAEEETGLTIGRIERIGMTEQIIDADRQHWMSILYLARDVEGEPQLTEPDKLSDFGWFPLTDLPEPLSAFTKAAIAALSPAERG encoded by the coding sequence ATGGGTAGGCCCGGCATTGATTTTCCGGGTCTCGGCGTTGGCCTGGTGATTCTGCGCGACGCCAGGATCCTTCTTTACAAACGCATGCGACCACCTGAAGCCGGCTATTGGAATATCGTTGGCGGCAAGGTGGATCACATGGAGCCGGCTGAGACTGCCGCGCGCCGCGAGGCCGAAGAAGAAACCGGTCTGACGATCGGCCGCATCGAACGAATCGGCATGACCGAACAGATCATCGATGCCGACCGCCAACACTGGATGTCGATTCTCTATCTCGCCCGCGACGTCGAGGGCGAGCCGCAGCTGACCGAACCGGACAAGCTTTCGGATTTCGGCTGGTTTCCCCTGACGGATTTACCCGAGCCACTGTCGGCCTTCACCAAGGCGGCGATCGCAGCCTTGTCGCCCGCTGAACGCGGCTAA
- a CDS encoding TfoX domain protein (PFAM: TfoX domain protein~KEGG: rec:RHECIAT_CH0002377 putative regulator of competence-specific genes protein, TfoX family), translated as MDNAGIEEMFQGLGPVTVKRMFGGKGIYHLGRIIALEVRDEMLLKADETSAPEFAAAGATQWTYEGKKGKPVKMPYWSIPDEAYDDPDLMAKWVRLAYEASLRAE; from the coding sequence ATGGACAATGCCGGGATCGAGGAAATGTTTCAGGGGCTCGGCCCCGTCACGGTCAAGCGCATGTTTGGCGGCAAAGGCATCTATCATCTCGGGCGGATCATCGCGCTTGAAGTGCGCGACGAGATGCTGCTGAAGGCCGATGAGACGAGCGCCCCGGAATTTGCCGCTGCCGGCGCCACGCAATGGACTTATGAGGGCAAGAAGGGCAAGCCGGTAAAAATGCCCTATTGGTCGATCCCCGACGAGGCCTACGACGATCCCGATCTGATGGCGAAATGGGTGAGGCTTGCCTATGAGGCGTCGCTTCGCGCCGAATAG
- a CDS encoding flavin reductase domain protein FMN-binding (PFAM: flavin reductase domain protein FMN-binding~KEGG: ret:RHE_CH02268 4-hydroxyphenylacetate 3-monooxygenase small chain protein), with protein MLNRQHIDPGLYRDAMSRYAGHVQLVTTAMGELRRGVTITAACSVSDNPASVLICLNNTNPKNEIFFRSGIFALNTLGAHHQGVADAFSGRTSLANDDRFASARFEMLATGAPVLADALAAFDCRVIDIKEMPTHNVIFGEVAAVRFSEKHPALIYMNRDYHAL; from the coding sequence GTGTTGAACAGGCAGCATATCGACCCCGGCCTTTATCGCGATGCCATGAGCCGTTATGCCGGCCACGTGCAGCTCGTGACGACGGCGATGGGCGAGCTGCGCCGCGGCGTCACCATCACCGCCGCCTGCTCGGTCTCGGACAATCCGGCCTCGGTGCTGATCTGCCTCAACAACACCAATCCGAAGAACGAGATCTTCTTTCGCAGCGGCATTTTCGCGCTGAACACGCTCGGCGCCCACCATCAGGGTGTTGCCGATGCCTTTTCCGGGCGCACGTCGCTTGCCAATGACGACCGTTTCGCCAGCGCCCGTTTCGAGATGCTTGCCACCGGTGCGCCCGTGCTAGCCGACGCACTTGCCGCCTTCGATTGCCGGGTGATCGATATCAAGGAAATGCCGACGCACAATGTCATCTTCGGCGAGGTCGCGGCTGTCCGCTTCAGCGAAAAGCACCCGGCGCTCATCTATATGAACCGGGATTATCACGCGCTGTGA
- a CDS encoding Extracellular ligand-binding receptor (PFAM: Extracellular ligand-binding receptor~KEGG: ret:RHE_CH02269 putative amino acid ABC transporter, substrate-binding protein), whose amino-acid sequence MINLRGIAAFLALLGAAAESHAAGLTIGVVAPQNGPLALLGAQIAAGAGFEIQQSGNTLVAINETCEDNSGAAIADALVNAKVQVAVGFLCSETLEGALPKLKDANIPAITVSVRSRILMEDALKNGWPLFRAAPADGAEAAKIIEVILKDWAADPIALIEDGTIHGRELTEAVRNALEQNGLKPVFTDTYRPGQEQQIALVRRLKRAGATRVFIGGDRNDVAVIARDAKVENIQLSILGGDAMRAADQPLPLDAGVRAVALPEYAILPEGTAAADALRAKGIEPEGYVLPSLAAALIAGQAGQAAAAAGKPLQETLLGTTFQTPVGTIAFTGAHELSQNPYRLLEWRGNGFFPPAAPTQ is encoded by the coding sequence ATGATCAACCTGCGTGGCATAGCAGCTTTTCTGGCGCTGCTGGGAGCGGCGGCTGAAAGCCATGCGGCCGGCTTGACGATCGGTGTCGTCGCCCCTCAGAACGGACCGCTCGCCCTCCTCGGCGCCCAGATTGCCGCCGGCGCCGGTTTCGAGATCCAGCAATCCGGAAATACCCTCGTCGCCATCAACGAGACCTGCGAGGACAATAGCGGTGCCGCGATCGCCGATGCGCTTGTCAATGCCAAGGTGCAGGTCGCGGTCGGCTTTCTCTGCAGCGAAACGCTCGAAGGCGCGCTGCCGAAGCTGAAGGACGCCAATATTCCCGCGATCACCGTCTCCGTGCGCTCCCGCATCCTGATGGAGGATGCGCTGAAGAACGGTTGGCCGCTCTTTCGGGCAGCGCCCGCCGACGGTGCCGAAGCGGCAAAGATCATCGAGGTGATCTTGAAGGACTGGGCCGCCGATCCGATCGCCTTGATCGAGGACGGCACCATCCATGGTCGCGAACTGACGGAAGCGGTGCGCAATGCGCTGGAGCAGAACGGCCTGAAGCCGGTCTTTACCGACACCTACCGGCCGGGACAGGAACAGCAGATCGCCCTCGTCCGCCGCCTGAAAAGAGCCGGCGCCACCAGGGTCTTCATCGGCGGCGACCGCAACGATGTCGCCGTCATCGCCCGCGACGCCAAGGTCGAGAACATCCAGCTATCCATCCTCGGCGGCGATGCCATGCGCGCTGCCGACCAGCCGCTGCCGCTGGATGCCGGCGTGCGTGCTGTCGCCCTGCCCGAATACGCCATCCTGCCGGAAGGCACGGCTGCGGCCGACGCGCTACGCGCCAAAGGCATCGAGCCGGAAGGTTATGTCCTGCCGTCGCTGGCCGCGGCCCTCATTGCCGGCCAGGCCGGGCAAGCCGCCGCTGCGGCGGGCAAGCCCCTCCAGGAGACGCTTCTCGGCACGACATTCCAGACACCGGTCGGCACCATTGCCTTCACCGGTGCGCATGAACTTTCGCAAAATCCCTACCGCCTGCTCGAATGGCGGGGCAACGGCTTTTTTCCACCGGCCGCGCCGACGCAATGA
- a CDS encoding ribulose-phosphate 3-epimerase (KEGG: ret:RHE_CH02270 D-ribulose-5 phosphate 3-epimerase protein~TIGRFAM: ribulose-phosphate 3-epimerase~PFAM: ribulose-phosphate 3-epimerase) → MTLPIRIAPSILAADFARLGEEVRDVTAAGADWIHLDVMDGHFVPNISFGPDVIKSLRSYTSATFDCHLMISPVDDYLEAFAKAGCDRITVHAEAGPHLHRSLQTIRNLGKKVGVTINPATPLSAIENVLDDVDLILIMSVNPGFGGQKFIPAMAKKIAAAKSLIGDRPIELQVDGGVTVETAPAIARAGGNVLVAGSAIFKGDTVEDYRRTVADLRQAAEGARA, encoded by the coding sequence ATGACGCTGCCCATTCGCATTGCCCCCTCGATCCTCGCGGCGGATTTCGCCAGGCTCGGCGAGGAGGTGCGCGACGTGACGGCCGCCGGCGCCGACTGGATCCATCTCGACGTGATGGATGGGCATTTCGTGCCGAACATCTCCTTCGGCCCCGATGTCATCAAGTCGCTGCGCTCCTATACATCGGCCACCTTCGACTGCCACCTGATGATCTCGCCGGTCGACGACTATCTCGAAGCCTTCGCCAAGGCCGGCTGCGACCGTATCACCGTCCATGCCGAAGCCGGACCGCATCTGCACCGCTCGCTGCAGACCATCCGCAATCTCGGCAAGAAGGTTGGCGTGACGATCAATCCGGCGACGCCGCTCAGCGCTATCGAAAACGTGCTCGACGATGTCGATCTCATCCTGATCATGTCGGTCAATCCAGGTTTCGGCGGGCAGAAATTCATTCCGGCGATGGCGAAGAAGATCGCGGCGGCGAAATCACTGATCGGTGACCGGCCGATCGAACTCCAGGTCGACGGCGGCGTCACGGTGGAAACGGCGCCTGCGATCGCGCGGGCGGGCGGCAACGTTCTGGTCGCCGGCTCGGCAATTTTCAAGGGCGATACGGTCGAGGATTATCGCCGGACTGTCGCCGATCTGCGTCAGGCAGCCGAAGGGGCACGAGCATGA
- a CDS encoding conserved hypothetical protein (KEGG: ret:RHE_CH02271 hypothetical protein) — MNKRLIIGGMLAAAFAGLPGLSLAGDIANIQPIGFSADGKVFGFQEFGIEESGNLPYSNTYFIDTEDGHYLEGTPFHTELTDKDANLSKARRQNLTAARSQMDKYDLLTNPGLIAAFNPPTELGSPSKTIRYTTLATDGPPKAPYTLSLGEMPVPTPKDCAAVDKRVISFSLQMIEKEGAPNRQAARQATAVPAERVCSVEYRIGGAVVYQPEAGNQVHIALVLAFDADRNGRWIAVPVHP, encoded by the coding sequence ATGAACAAACGTCTGATCATCGGTGGCATGCTTGCTGCCGCATTTGCCGGCCTGCCCGGCCTGTCACTTGCCGGCGACATCGCCAATATCCAGCCGATCGGCTTTTCCGCGGACGGCAAGGTCTTTGGATTTCAGGAGTTCGGCATCGAGGAGAGCGGCAACCTTCCCTACTCCAACACCTATTTCATCGATACCGAAGACGGCCACTATCTCGAGGGCACGCCCTTCCATACCGAACTGACCGATAAGGACGCCAATCTCTCCAAGGCGCGGCGGCAGAACCTGACGGCGGCGCGCAGCCAGATGGACAAATACGATCTCCTGACCAATCCCGGCCTGATCGCCGCCTTCAATCCGCCGACCGAACTCGGCTCCCCTTCGAAGACGATCCGCTACACGACGCTTGCGACCGACGGCCCGCCGAAAGCGCCTTACACGCTCTCGCTCGGCGAGATGCCGGTGCCGACGCCGAAGGATTGCGCTGCAGTCGACAAGCGGGTCATCAGCTTCAGCCTGCAGATGATCGAGAAGGAAGGCGCTCCGAACCGGCAGGCGGCGCGCCAGGCCACCGCAGTTCCGGCCGAGCGCGTATGTTCCGTCGAATACCGGATCGGCGGCGCCGTGGTCTATCAGCCGGAGGCCGGAAACCAGGTTCACATCGCCCTCGTCCTGGCCTTCGATGCCGACAGGAACGGACGCTGGATTGCCGTTCCGGTTCATCCCTGA
- a CDS encoding conserved hypothetical protein (KEGG: rec:RHECIAT_CH0002382 hypothetical protein) — translation MDRLRAARPPYPDLIAGALLWGMQMLAAAMLGLYLRNGLQTSRLAEIAALYFAGGLFAWPFALPVARFLAFDRPLETRFAAFFVTLTAATILMTAFLFAMEYRIFYSRWHAPFGSIVWAFQFVFTSISAVYQFLVIGLRLFLPLGLVCLVASSYHLAKRMR, via the coding sequence ATGGATCGTCTAAGAGCTGCACGGCCGCCCTATCCCGATCTGATTGCCGGTGCGTTGCTTTGGGGCATGCAGATGCTTGCCGCCGCAATGCTCGGCCTTTACCTGCGCAACGGCCTGCAGACGAGCCGCCTTGCCGAGATCGCCGCACTCTATTTCGCCGGCGGCCTGTTCGCCTGGCCGTTCGCCCTGCCGGTTGCCCGCTTCCTTGCCTTTGACAGGCCGCTGGAAACGCGTTTTGCCGCTTTTTTCGTGACGCTGACAGCGGCCACGATCCTGATGACCGCCTTCCTCTTCGCCATGGAATACCGGATCTTCTATTCGCGCTGGCATGCGCCCTTCGGCAGTATCGTCTGGGCTTTCCAGTTCGTCTTCACCAGTATCAGCGCAGTCTATCAGTTCCTGGTGATCGGCCTGCGCCTCTTCCTGCCGCTCGGCCTCGTCTGCCTTGTCGCAAGCAGCTATCATCTTGCCAAACGCATGCGTTGA
- a CDS encoding adenylosuccinate lyase (TIGRFAM: adenylosuccinate lyase~PFAM: fumarate lyase~KEGG: ret:RHE_CH02273 adenylosuccinate lyase), with product MISRYSRPEMVAIWSPETKFRIWFEIEAHACDALAELGVIPKSAAKTIWEKGGAATFDVDRIDEIEAVTKHDVIAFLTHLAEIVGPDARFVHQGMTSSDVLDTCFNVQLVRATDILLADIDRLLEALKSRAFEHKETVTIGRSHGIHAEPTTFGVKLALAYAEFERCRQRLVAAREEVATCAISGAVGTFANIDPRVEEHVAEALGLKAEPVSTQVIPRDRHAMYFATLGVVASSIERLATEIRHLQRTEVLEAEEYFSPGQKGSSAMPHKRNPVLTENLTGLARMVRSYAMPAMENVALWHERDISHSSVERMIGPDATVTLDFALSRLAGVIEKLLVYPENMEKNLNKFRGLVHSQRVLLALTQAGTSREDAYRLVQRNAMKVWEQGKDFLEELLADAEVRAALSEEDIREKFDLGYHTKHVDTIFRRVFGGA from the coding sequence ATGATCTCGCGTTATTCCCGGCCCGAAATGGTCGCCATCTGGTCTCCCGAAACCAAGTTCCGCATCTGGTTCGAGATCGAGGCGCATGCCTGCGACGCGCTGGCCGAACTCGGCGTCATCCCGAAATCGGCTGCAAAGACAATCTGGGAGAAAGGCGGCGCCGCCACCTTCGACGTCGACCGCATCGACGAGATCGAGGCCGTCACCAAACACGACGTCATCGCCTTCCTCACCCATCTCGCCGAGATCGTCGGCCCGGATGCGCGCTTCGTCCACCAGGGCATGACCTCGTCCGACGTGCTCGACACCTGCTTCAACGTCCAGCTGGTACGCGCCACCGACATCCTGCTTGCCGATATCGACCGGCTGCTCGAAGCGCTGAAAAGCCGCGCCTTCGAACATAAGGAAACCGTCACCATCGGCCGTTCGCACGGCATCCATGCCGAGCCCACCACCTTCGGCGTCAAGCTGGCGCTTGCCTATGCCGAATTCGAGCGCTGCCGCCAGCGTCTCGTCGCCGCCCGCGAGGAAGTCGCGACCTGCGCCATCTCAGGCGCCGTCGGTACCTTCGCCAATATCGATCCGCGCGTCGAGGAACATGTCGCAGAAGCCCTCGGCCTGAAGGCCGAGCCGGTCTCGACGCAGGTCATCCCGCGCGACCGTCACGCCATGTATTTCGCCACGCTCGGCGTCGTCGCCTCCTCGATCGAGCGGCTGGCGACCGAAATCCGCCACCTGCAGCGCACCGAGGTGCTGGAAGCCGAGGAATATTTCTCCCCCGGCCAGAAGGGCTCTTCGGCCATGCCGCACAAGCGCAACCCGGTTCTGACCGAAAACCTGACCGGCCTTGCCCGCATGGTCCGTTCCTACGCCATGCCGGCGATGGAAAACGTCGCCCTCTGGCACGAGCGCGATATCTCGCATTCCTCTGTCGAGCGCATGATCGGCCCCGATGCCACCGTGACGCTCGATTTCGCCCTGTCGCGGCTTGCCGGCGTCATCGAAAAGCTGCTGGTCTATCCCGAGAACATGGAGAAGAACCTCAACAAGTTCCGCGGCCTCGTCCATTCGCAGCGCGTCCTGCTGGCACTGACCCAGGCCGGCACTTCCCGCGAGGATGCCTATCGCCTCGTCCAGCGCAACGCCATGAAGGTCTGGGAACAGGGCAAGGATTTCCTGGAAGAGCTGCTCGCCGATGCCGAAGTCCGCGCTGCCCTCTCGGAGGAAGACATCCGCGAAAAATTCGACCTCGGCTACCACACGAAACACGTCGACACGATCTTCCGGCGCGTGTTTGGAGGAGCGTAA
- a CDS encoding conserved hypothetical protein (KEGG: ret:RHE_PE00429 hypothetical protein), with protein sequence MKKAFILSVATMCASAALASCTTTGPDGLSHYQRNISVASGERTKIGVAFSLNPDCSAKVVPEVRIREAPKHGNVESLRELAFPHGKGEYKKCNGTKVPTTVGYYTSDKGFVGKDRIVIRTSDKNGIVTEGVLNITVVE encoded by the coding sequence ATGAAGAAAGCATTCATTCTGTCGGTTGCCACGATGTGCGCCAGTGCAGCATTGGCGAGTTGCACGACGACCGGTCCGGATGGATTGTCGCATTACCAAAGGAATATCAGCGTGGCGAGCGGCGAGCGCACCAAGATTGGCGTTGCCTTCAGCCTCAACCCTGACTGTAGCGCGAAAGTTGTACCCGAGGTCCGCATCCGCGAGGCCCCAAAACATGGCAACGTGGAGAGCCTGCGCGAACTCGCGTTCCCCCATGGCAAGGGTGAATATAAGAAGTGCAATGGCACAAAGGTACCTACCACGGTAGGGTACTATACATCTGACAAGGGCTTTGTCGGCAAGGACAGAATTGTAATTCGCACGTCCGATAAAAACGGCATTGTCACCGAAGGGGTGCTGAATATTACGGTTGTCGAATAG
- a CDS encoding conserved hypothetical protein (KEGG: ret:RHE_PE00428 hypothetical protein), producing the protein MNIRYGLLGSALLLIAGGHAQAQEIKKVNTSATVISGSRTIIYQSSFVNPDCSLAAVPRLKILDGGKHGEIQIVHEKVFPIFKRSNPRFKCNGRQVEGAVVYYTPGAKFTGSDKIKLRESSESEAGVWEITARVTVVD; encoded by the coding sequence ATGAACATCCGATACGGACTTTTGGGTTCGGCCCTTCTTCTCATTGCCGGGGGACATGCCCAAGCGCAGGAGATCAAAAAGGTAAATACTTCCGCTACAGTCATCTCCGGCAGTCGAACCATCATTTATCAATCGTCATTTGTGAATCCCGACTGCAGCTTGGCCGCTGTGCCGCGTCTAAAGATTCTGGACGGCGGCAAACATGGAGAGATTCAAATCGTCCATGAAAAGGTGTTTCCGATTTTCAAGCGAAGCAATCCCCGCTTCAAATGCAATGGCCGCCAGGTCGAGGGAGCTGTGGTCTACTATACGCCAGGCGCCAAGTTCACTGGATCCGATAAAATCAAGTTGCGAGAGTCGAGCGAGTCTGAGGCTGGCGTTTGGGAGATCACTGCCCGTGTAACTGTCGTTGACTGA
- a CDS encoding protein of unknown function DUF1452 (PFAM: protein of unknown function DUF1452~KEGG: rec:RHECIAT_CH0002384 hypothetical conserved membrane protein) yields MKHLFAHFATKVSEWAGKPVIFILALIAVVIWAALGPFFDYSETWQLVINTGTTIVTFLMVFVLQNAQTRDTRAIQAKLNEIILTSHAENRFIGIENLDEEELKRLDELVAKAAKGRGEREACWTSDSTEAANAAPSKKAEVRKRRVSAKPVKQR; encoded by the coding sequence ATGAAGCATCTGTTTGCCCACTTCGCAACCAAGGTATCGGAATGGGCGGGCAAGCCTGTCATCTTCATCCTGGCACTGATTGCCGTCGTCATCTGGGCGGCACTCGGCCCCTTCTTCGACTATTCGGAAACCTGGCAGCTGGTCATCAATACCGGCACGACGATCGTCACTTTCCTGATGGTCTTCGTGCTGCAGAACGCCCAAACGCGCGACACCAGGGCGATCCAGGCAAAGCTCAACGAAATCATCCTGACCAGCCATGCCGAGAACCGTTTCATCGGCATCGAGAATCTCGACGAGGAAGAACTGAAACGTCTCGACGAGCTGGTCGCGAAGGCCGCAAAGGGCAGGGGTGAGAGGGAGGCTTGCTGGACATCGGACTCAACCGAAGCAGCGAATGCGGCGCCGTCGAAAAAGGCGGAGGTGCGCAAACGACGGGTTTCAGCCAAGCCGGTGAAGCAGAGGTAG
- a CDS encoding conserved hypothetical conserved membrane protein (KEGG: rec:RHECIAT_CH0002385 hypothetical conserved membrane protein), whose product MAAFHVMTGASESLARPVVNRIGIADVFDALKRGYEDFMEKPSHYVFLCLMYPIAGVFLTLWTSGANLLPMVFPLMAGFVLIGPIAAIGLYEISRRREAGLDASWTHALDVRHSPALPSIVAVGLMLCGLFVVWLVTAQTLYSNLLGEVFPRSMGDFFRQVFGTSEGMQLIIWGNLTGFVFALVVLAMTVITFPLLLDRDVGAVAAVTASIRATILNPVPVLLWGLIVAALLLIGTIPVFAGLALVIPILGHATWHLYRKLIAREATA is encoded by the coding sequence ATGGCGGCATTTCATGTCATGACGGGTGCCAGCGAAAGCTTGGCGCGGCCCGTTGTCAATCGCATCGGTATCGCTGACGTCTTCGACGCGCTAAAGCGCGGATACGAAGATTTCATGGAGAAACCGTCCCATTATGTGTTCCTGTGCCTGATGTACCCGATCGCCGGCGTCTTCCTGACGCTGTGGACCTCGGGCGCCAACCTTTTGCCGATGGTCTTCCCGCTGATGGCGGGTTTCGTGCTGATCGGCCCGATCGCAGCGATTGGCCTCTATGAGATCAGCCGCCGGCGCGAGGCCGGCCTCGACGCGTCCTGGACGCATGCGCTGGACGTACGCCATTCACCGGCGCTGCCGTCGATTGTCGCGGTCGGGCTGATGCTCTGCGGCCTCTTCGTCGTCTGGCTGGTGACGGCGCAGACGCTCTATAGCAATCTGCTCGGCGAGGTCTTTCCGCGCAGCATGGGGGATTTCTTCCGCCAGGTCTTCGGCACGTCAGAGGGCATGCAGTTGATCATCTGGGGCAATCTCACCGGCTTCGTCTTTGCGCTCGTCGTGCTGGCGATGACCGTGATCACCTTTCCGCTGCTGCTCGACCGCGATGTCGGGGCAGTCGCTGCCGTCACGGCGTCGATCCGCGCGACGATTCTCAATCCGGTGCCGGTGCTGCTCTGGGGCCTGATTGTCGCCGCGCTACTCCTCATCGGCACGATCCCGGTCTTTGCCGGGCTTGCGCTCGTCATCCCGATCCTCGGCCATGCGACCTGGCATCTCTATCGCAAGCTGATTGCGCGGGAAGCCACAGCGTAA
- a CDS encoding protein of unknown function DUF1234 (PFAM: protein of unknown function DUF1234~KEGG: rec:RHECIAT_CH0002386 hypothetical protein) has translation MKASDADILIIPGYTNSGPSHWQSRWEAKLSTARRVEQAEWTKPVREDWIARIAEEVNASTRPVVLVAHSLGVPSVIHAIPHFRNRVAGAFLVAPPDVANPDIRPKHLMTFGPYPRDPLPFPSITVASRNDPFGSYEHADDVASSWGSFLVDAGESGHINADSGHGPWPEGTMVFAQFLGRLSP, from the coding sequence ATGAAAGCCTCAGACGCAGATATCCTCATCATCCCCGGTTACACCAATTCCGGCCCGAGCCACTGGCAAAGCCGCTGGGAGGCAAAGCTCAGCACGGCGCGGCGCGTCGAACAGGCCGAATGGACGAAGCCGGTCCGCGAGGACTGGATCGCCCGCATCGCCGAGGAGGTGAACGCCTCGACCCGCCCGGTCGTCCTCGTCGCCCATTCGCTGGGCGTGCCTTCGGTGATCCACGCCATCCCGCATTTCCGCAACCGCGTGGCGGGCGCTTTCCTGGTCGCCCCGCCCGATGTTGCCAATCCCGACATTCGCCCGAAGCACCTGATGACTTTCGGCCCCTATCCGCGCGATCCGCTGCCCTTCCCGTCGATCACGGTGGCCAGCCGCAACGATCCGTTCGGCAGCTACGAGCATGCCGACGATGTCGCCAGCAGCTGGGGCTCCTTCCTCGTCGATGCCGGCGAGTCCGGTCATATCAATGCCGATTCCGGTCACGGCCCGTGGCCAGAAGGCACCATGGTCTTTGCCCAGTTCCTCGGCCGGCTCTCCCCCTGA